One Candidatus Cloacimonadota bacterium DNA window includes the following coding sequences:
- a CDS encoding GAF domain-containing protein, producing MIAYLIIPCINSNGNVNGVLYLHDDKVHNWNQDDINIGKAVATEFSAVIERKQIEEALKKKNEELEAFNKLVIGRELRMIELKKEVNELLEKLGKEAKYKMVE from the coding sequence TTGATTGCTTATCTTATCATACCTTGTATAAATTCTAATGGTAATGTTAATGGCGTTCTCTACCTTCATGATGATAAAGTACATAATTGGAACCAGGATGATATTAATATTGGCAAAGCAGTAGCAACAGAATTTTCCGCAGTCATTGAGCGCAAGCAAATAGAAGAAGCACTTAAGAAGAAAAATGAAGAATTGGAAGCTTTCAACAAATTAGTTATTGGAAGAGAATTAAGAATGATTGAACTGAAAAAGGAGGTAAATGAACTTCTTGAGAAATTGGGTAAAGAGGCAAAATATAAAATGGTA